From the Salarias fasciatus chromosome 5, fSalaFa1.1, whole genome shotgun sequence genome, the window agctcttcatcttcctcaaaATAAGGTgctattaaattaaatttttctgGGTAGAAAGGCTAGAGAGTGAACATATTACCCAGGCTCCCTAATCTATTTCTACTTGAATGGAGaaattatttctgaaataattCCAGCATTCAGTAATAAGATTTTAGCtggcaaaaatgaaatgaaatggaacTTTAATGAGCACCAAACTGAGTCGgccttaatttaatttattaagTACACTTTGCAGTCTAAGTTCACGAGGGATTTCTTACAAagttatattttttctttttcgtctttttttttttttttttttgataaggTTGTGGACTCTGCTTAAACCTGAATGCGTCGCTCACCATCATCAGCAAGTACTTCCTCGCCAGGCGTCCGTTGGCCAACGGGCTGGCCATGGCCGGCAGCCCGGTGTTCCTCTGCTTACTGGCTCCGCTCAACCAGTACCTGCTGGGATGGTTCGGCTGGAGAGGCAGTCTGCTCATCCTCGGCGGGATGATGCTGCACTGCTGCGTGGCTGGAGCCCTGATGAGGCCCGTCGTCGCACTTCGCAAGCAGCCACAGAAAGAAGAGGAGCCGTCCAGATCGAGCAGCGCCGATCCGAAGCAAGGCTGCATGGCCAAGGCCAAGGGCTTCCTGGATCTGTCTTTCTTCAACGACCGAGGCTTTGTCATCTACCTGATCGGAAACGTGCTGTACATCTTTGGCGCGTACGCTCCCATTGTGTTCCTGTCGGCCTACGCCGTTCACAAACGCGTGGACGAGTACTCGGCAGCCTACCTGCTGTCCATCATGGGCTTTGTGGACATGTTCGTCCGGCCCGGCACCGGCCTGGTGGCCAACAGCAAGTGGATCCGGCCCCGAATCCAGTACTTCTTCAGCTTCGCGATGGTCTTCAACGGTACCTGCCACCTGCTGTGCCCGCTGATGGACACCTACCCCCTCCTGGTGGCGTACGCCATCTTTTTCGGCGTGGGCTTCGGCATGGTGTTCGCCCTGATCTTCGAGTGCCTCATGGATCTGATGGGGAGTCGGCGGTTCCCCAGCGCGGTGGGACTGGTCACCATCATCGAGTGCTTTCCCATGCTGCTGGGGCCGCCCgctgcaggtacacacacacacacacgcacacacacacacacacacacacacacacacacacacacacacacacagttcattcACACACGGCCGACTCAGTGCAGCCCGCAGACAAGCACACCGCTCAGTAAACACTCCTCGGTGTTTATCTACTCCGTGCTTGTTGGATCTGTTGAGCCGCGCACAAACAATCACAATATTTGTACAGTTCTCGtactcttttctctctcccacTTAGACAAGAACAAGTGTTTGCTGTCAGCTTGCTTTTATACAGCTTCCTGTTAAATTAATGCCAAGAGCACAAGTGAACGACGCAGATTTACCCAGACGCACTTTGCACACTTGGGACGGGGAAAGCAACGTAGAAATAAATAACCAGGCTGAAGCGCACTGCTTTGCAAACAACGAAGCAGATtgaacagtgtttttatttgtgtttatctgAGTCACAGCCTGTGAATCACGCAGCGGCGGAGGTCTTTGGCTTCCTCGAGTGTTCGAGTGTTGCTACTGTAAGACAGCTGGATCTCTGCTGATCAGTGTGGCTTTCAAAGAGAAACAAGAAAACGGTTGTCAGTGTTATTCAGTGCTGCACAAAAAGCTGaatgtcctctctctctctctctctctctctctctctctctctctcttttataaGCGCTGGTCTCTAAACATAGCTCTTACGCAGGGACACAAAACTAAAGAGACAAGATTTGTCCACAGTTGAGGGGGCGATATAAAAATACTGTCTAGCAAGTCAAAATTATACCCTGACTTTACGACTAAATTTGACAAATCTGCCTTAAAGATCAATAAATGCCATTTATACAGACTTGAGAAACCGAAACTTCAATGTAATGTATAATTCAAAATATCAGTATATAGACTGagtaaatttcaaaataaaagcttccaACTGTGAGCAGAAAGTTTTGTTCCCCAGGTGACCTTAAAATAGGTGtctttatataaaaaaatgtcaacaagaAATCCATCTCCACTATATTTGAAGCATCTGGTGGACTCTAAGCGTCTCTGCTTTGAGAACGTTGCTCTTTGCTTTCAGCCTGACTTTCAGTGAGACAGGAAGTTGTGTCCTCGTCCTGCGACCCTGTTCTGAGGCGCTCATTTGATGGGCAGGCGTAAATAAGTGCCTCTCTGCACATCTAACATTCTCCTCCAGAGGGCACAATCGTTAAGTTGCCCCTCTGTACTtgttcctgccccccccccccccaacacccccacctcccacccccaccccccaccccaccagaACCTCGGGGTCAGACCAATTAGGAGGAAGTGAGGTAAGTGTGTGTAATTAGCCTTTTGCTCGGGGTGTTTAATGACGCTCAGTTCAAACTCCCGTCATTAAAGCGCTGTACCTGGGCCATAATTAGGCTGCGAATACATTATGAAATTGCGAGGTGACGATGCCAGATGGACTTAATTACTGTTCGGCCAATCACGGGCCGTCTTAATGAGGGTGATGGTCATCTGAGTACAGGCGCCAGATGACTGCTATCAATCAGATAACGCAGTCTGCATTGAGACGAGTGGAAATGACCCGAAAGCGAAGGGGGCGGGTACACAAGCAGATACCATCACCTGCTAAGTTGTATAGTTGCTTTTGATGCAGCAGAATCAAGTCAATCTGAATGAGCGGATGATAATAAAATGAAGCCTGAAGGTGGTTTGACAACTTGGTAAAGACAAGGGGGGATTTTTAAGGACCGTGATCCAGAGCAGAGGCACCGACCTCTGATTGATTCCATAAGACGTTGCGCACCGACAGTACATGCAGACactgagagagaggaagagaaagtcGGCGGCACTGGCCCATCGATCCGTGTCTGGAgggaatggaggggggggggggtacggTACGCCGGGCCGAGGTGCGCTTAAGACTCTGGAAAACCCGGCGGCTTAAATCTGATCTAAACCACATTTGTCACTTTTCTGCAGACTTGCGCGCGATATTTATGGCTCGGAGAAggttcctctcctctgattcgTTTTGGTAGCAGCCATCCAAATTGCCTTCCCAGAGATGCAGGAGAGCCAGGGAGGGTGTAATGGCCCTCTGTCATTTCCGAAATGGCTCTTCTCAAAttggcgcgcacacacacacacacacgcgcaaagAAGAAAGTGTGAGTTTAGTCTCTCGCTTCACTTTCAAACTTGTAAAGCCCCTCAGTCCAGACACTTCACCTCCGCTGTGTTCCGTTTTCTGAGTCCTGGCCTTCACATGCTCTTTCAGTACATGTACAGACAGAATGTGACATGACCACAACGCCGCCGGCTCTTCCTCCTCGCAGGGTTCCTGGTGGACGCCTTCGGCGACTACAAGTACCTTTTCTTCATGTGCGGCGCGGTGATCCTGACCGGCGGGCTCTTCCTCTTCGTGATGAACGTTTACAACTACCACATGCTGGATAAAGAGAAGAGGGCGGAGCAGAATCAGATAAGCATCCACAGTCAGGAGCAGGTGAGCATCCGCGAGGCCGAGGCGGAGCGACCGGAGGCTGAGgcgaaggaagaggaagaggaggaggaggaggaggaggaggaggaacaggccGACACGATGCATCAAGAGCCGTGAGCAGAACAGAAAGTGCTTCTGTTAACTTCTTCATACGTGTGCATACTAATGTAGCTCAGCTATACATTTTGTTCTAATTGAAGTTTCAGCCTCATTGTAGTTTCCAGTGCATAAAATGAGCCTTTTGCTTGATGTCTGGACTGGGGAGCGATACGCATTTATCTGGTCAGTTTCTCTCAACTGTATCGTGGCAACAGTCTTTCGGTTATTGGAGGAGCTATTATATTGTGAGAGTGTTGAGTGAAATCTAGACGCGTGTCACCAGGATGTGTTCCTGGTGACACGCAAATTTTTGATTTACGCAAATTACCAATTCAGTGTGATTCTGAGCAAAAGTTGTTTTTAAGCGTTGTTGGTGTCTTCAATTTGTTGCACGTTTTCTCAGTTCAGGCCCAGTGGAGCAGTACGACgaggttttcaagtgaaaacaaagcttTCGTAGCggtttgggtgtctgtttacgcGTGTTCGGAGTGTACACTGCAAATGCCAGTTTTTACAAAaggtctgtctctgtgtgtgaacaTCTGTGTTCTCACCATTGTCaatgtttatagcatattgATCTCCTCACGTGTTTCATTACAAATACTAACAGCGCCTACTGCTGGCCCCACCTGAAAACTACATCGTCTTCAGCATGTCAGCCATTCCCATGTAAACAACCAAtgtgaaactttctgaaacCACAGCGTAAAagcgatgtgttttcacttgaaacgtgtaaAGAGGACCATCAAGCAAGACGAGCATCTGCAGTGGTTCGGTTTGAGTTTGTAACTCttcagctggagctgaagcaAGTTTACAGGTACGAGTGATAAATGACAAACCAGAATGTTGACTTGCTGAAGGTGTTTGATTAAAATAGAAAGGCACGCATAATGTTTCTTGTTTACAGaataaactgtgaaaacagTGCTAGAATGAAGTTGATTCCGATTATTGAGTATTTCTAACATTTCAAGAGCCTGTGTCCTACATCTGGTAACTTTattctgacattttgacatCAGTTTACGAGAAGAGCTTCCTGGTTCAGACATGTTGGCTgatgtggagtttacatgttttcccAGGGAGCTTCTCACAAGTTTGAAAGGTTTGATTAATTATCTTTGAGTAGAACTTTGTTTGGTGTTTGCTTTCTTTATATTTACCCCCTCAGTGTGACTGGTCTGTAAGTTTAATACTGTGTTTTACTAGAGCAAGAGGTATGAACTAAATTAAGTCTGTTTTATTAATTGGTTTGTTCAATTCAAATCTATTAAACTACAATCAGCAGCTTCCTTTCCTACTTCCTAATCTTCAGTAGATTGACGGTCATTTCTGGATTTCTGTTAAAGCTAATAGGAAGTGGTTTCTGTGAACACACATCGATGCCAGATGCCAGCTGTGAGCACCTCAGGGAGCCGCCATGACAAATATACTGCACCAGTGATGTTTACATTTAGTGAAATACTGTATCTGCCTGACAGCTCAACGGTTTTAAGGAGATCTCTCTCAAAGCATTAAATATCACTGAAAAGTTGATTATTTTATACTTGTAATATAAAGAGTTTtgagccaaaaataaactaatgtaatgaattttttaatgtattttgaaTTAGATTTAGCTTCTGCTGTATTCTCGTCTTTTGAGCTGGAGCTGCACACAGTGACTACTATAATGTACAATCAGCAGAAAGTCCTGTTATTTAAAGAGTGACACTGGTGTTTGATCGATCTTAACTTGAATGAACGTTATTTACTTTAGATTTTTTGGGGTtttggtgacactgcagtgagatTCTTTATTCGGTTATTAGATTTTGGTTGAATTTGTTACACTGTCGAATTACGATATCAGTTAACGTGACAATGTTAGAGTTGACGTTCACATCGTTTTggatttgttttcctgttgtttttattttgatgtcaTGATTATATATTGACCATATGTTATTTCTTTTCGTGGATTGCGAGTGTGTTTGACACTTTATCATTGATGTTGAAGTCTCTATTTGAAGGCGACGGCAGCTTTTTGGACTCTTGTTTTCCAGATAATTGTGAAGTTTTGTTCTGATGTGTTACACAGTAAAACATAAATGTGTACTTTTCAGTCCGAATAAAATCCAGATGTGATATTCTCTCGGCGTTTTGTTGTACCTTTATGTCGCTCTTGCAGTTCCCCCACACCACTGAGAGCATTTATCTGCATTCCTCATTCATCCGGCGAGGTAAAACACGCTTGGACGCACGAGAAATGCCATCAAATCAGATTCCTGCGTGCGGCTTCTCCATGTTGGAGCCGTGTCCAATTTTTCATGACAATTAGAAGACTGGGGAACAAGTTTGGAAATGTCAGCAGCTTAAGGGCGTGAGCACCTAATGAAGCACGGCCCGGATGTTCCAGGCCGGCGCTccgagctgcacacacacaccagcagatcaGTGGGCCAATAAATtagaaacgcacacacacacacatctctgctgctttctcctGTCTTTGAGTGTTACGCAAGGTTCTTCGGACGTGACAAGGTGGAAAGGTACCCCAGAGAGAGGGCTGTGCGCGCTGCGGCCAGGAATCTGTTTGTCATTATTATATTCCCCCTCACCTCCCGCTCGCCTCTGGCCCGCCGGCCCTCTCCTCCCGGCCGCCCTTCCCACAATGTTTGTTCCGGCGAAGCTTCGGCACTGATGTCCTCCCAGCTCAgtggtgaaatgaaaaaaataaaatgtacgTGTGCGTCTCCAGAGGATCTTAGAGGTGGTTGGGTGACAAAGCAGAGGCTGGGTGGAAAAATACTGAGCAAGACAAGAAAATCAGAacgtttgttttttattctgaagTGTCAGGCTGCAGACTCCCGCCTCGGGTTAAAGTCCTGCAAGAATGATCGTCGGTTAGCACCGCGAGTATCTCCAACTGGATACGATTAGATAAACCTTCATGGCAGGTGTTAAAACCCTCTGAGGGGGCTGGGTGTGCGGACAGGAAGAGCAGCGGTgaaggacttcctgtttcctacTCATCTCTTAATGAAGACACAATCAGAGAGCGTCATGTACCGAGTCCAGGAGACAGCTCTCCGTCATCCGTCACTCTTGCCTGATTAAGTGTCCGGCGTGGGAGTGCGAGGCAGTAATTGGGCATCGCTCTTCATAAAAGCGCCTGGCTGCGCTCTGCGTCGACGGGAGCGAGCGCGGGGAGCCGCGCCGCCGCGTGGATGTTGATTACCAGCCCTTCTCCTGACCTTTGGCTCGGTGCGAATCGGATCCCAGTTGTTTACAATACACGGGGGCTGACCCGATGAGTCTGGAGTGGTCTTGCGCAAGCGGGGCGGCGGAGACGAGCAGCCGGGAGAGGATGTGCTCCCGGAGGGCTCAAAGAGCAGTGGCATCTATCAACACAAGAAATTGAATGGGATGTTTCGGAGCAGCAGAGATTAGATGGACTCAGGGTGTTGAGCAAGCAGAGGCGAGCGATGTAATGCTTCCCTCGCCGGAGTCAGATCAAACTTACAGAACACAGTGAAGCAAgaacaagcgcacacacacacactgaggagccAACAGTGGCCTTTAGGTTTGACAAAGAGATGTGCTGGTTTGTTATTTGCTCGGGGAGTGCTCTGAGGGGATAACGGCGGATAACACAGGAGATGTGCCGTTCCCACATTAAGCACTTCTTCATTACAGCGTATTCATGTCAGGTGTCATGATTGTTATCAGTGTTGTTATTAACATCAGAGGAAAACTTCATCAAAATGGGCTTATAAACAGGCTTTATCATGAAATGTCATGCCTGCCCTCGAGGATGTTGGGAGTTGTTTGGATTTGTACGACGAAGCCCTAAATATAAGGAACATTGAGATTCAAAGCTCTCACCGGGTCCACAGCTTCACAGTCACTTTAAATGTTGGTTTAATGGGACACTTACTAATACtactgcagcaaaaaaaatcataagTTACCACGTCATGAGGAGAAGGTTTTGGAATAGTCTTCAACGTCGAAACGTTCAGTGGAACTTCTTCCTTTTGACCCTTGATTGAATCCCGAGTTACTCTCTTGATCGAATGGAGGAGTAATTGATGCACAcacattgatgtgtgtgtgaaaactttAAGAGACTGTGGAAGtggttaaaacaaaaatcaaaacactcTGTGAGGTTAAGTCAGTGTACTGTTCACCAGACAATCGTCAGCACGGATCTATGTTTCTCAGAAAGTCAGCTGTCTCTTCAGTCCTCTGACAGACTTGATTCTCATGCAGAAAGCCGTAAGTGAAGCACAGTCTGAGATGAGAGGATCCATAAAGAGAAAGGGGGTGTGATAGCAGGAAGATGTACAGGTTACAGTTGTTCAAGCCACTACTGATATTTAAGTTGTTGTTCTGGACAGAATCCTGCAGTACTTTGCTACCTGTGGTCTGATATCTAGATGTGAGAGTCGTGTTGTGTCTAATCTGACCACACACTGACATTTAGGATGAATTATTTGAAGAGTTCAAAGCtggaagttttgttttcatgtctcatAAAAGTCCTCAGAacatatcagcagataaaaataaagattgaAGTCTAGATGTTTTGGGGTTTTGGAGATTTTTGAGttaatttaaagcagaactttgcaacttttttacctcaataaatgtttttttcagaatccctgtgggggtaaacaaagataTGTCACGGTGATTcaccggtccctccactccccccggggtctgtgtcctgaaaacagcccttgcaactttcagagtagccgacccgactacatctcgcgagaaaagccctgctttacggcactcatacgggagtacatGTATAAAAgcgcacaaaacaaacatgaaaccctcgctagcgttagcaacgccacccttaggtgctcatgGATGGCAGAAtcaagaagacagaaaaaaaactttgtctgacgagcagaaagaaaggaaacgaaacgggagtgggacgctctctgcacgcgggggtggtggtgggggcggggggttgATGCGGAGaatgtttacgacagtgagctttcacaggagacaagtagggggagcgctaaagtaaatcttgcatagttctgctttaataaCACTGATGGTTGTCTTTCGGTATAAATTGACATAGTTTGGTTGTAGAACTGATTTTTCTATCCATACAGCTCGAGACTAACTTTCAGGtgaaaaaagttgcattttatgGAACAACAAATGGGAAAGATAAGGTGAAAtctacctttaaaaaaaaattcattaaatTCACTCAATTGAATGTACTATGTTCAGTGTGCATTGCCAAAACAGACCATAAAGTggtaaaatgtataaaatctGAATTTCCTAAGACTAAAAACCATGGAAGGAAACAGTTTGAATGTATCTTTCATTTGATCAGTGGAAAAATGCTTCatattattttaaattaaaaaggcAGAGGAAATAAACGTCCATCTTGAATGAAATGTTTGGTTTATCTCTAAAaaattttcttttgtgtttgtttattcacGCTTGGCTGACTACGCGGCGGGTTTGGACACGTAGCATTTATCACGTTAGCCGGACGCTCGCTGTCAGGATTCCTTAAGGGGGAAAACAGCGAAACGCAGAGACACAATGTGGAAGAACTGGTGTGAAAGAATgaacgaaaaaacaaaaaaaggttagAGGAAGTAAAACAAGGGGCGTTTGCAACTCGGGGAGATGTAGCGAAGCCttttttccatccatcatccctgtCTTTGTCCTGTCCGCCGAGCAGAGGCGGTAATGAAAGTAATTTAACGTACATCTATAATTAATATGCTCTCTTTGGGTGGTGCAGCCGGGCCGGGAGGGTGATGGAGTGTgtttattatgtgtgtgtgagggagccGGCATGACGGGGCAGCCGGGCCACTGACATGCTAATTCATGAGCCGTCACTCCTGCGGCGGGGAGGTCAGGCCGGAGCAGCGATATGAGGCGCCGCTGGCCTCGCCGCTCCCCGAGGAACGCAGGGAAACTGggtttctgttctttttctctCATCCTTTCCGGAAGGAAGGGGACAAAAGTAAGAAGAAGAGCATTTTACACTCTAAAACATAGCAGTGTAACTTCAGGAAAGAGTCATTTAGAGCTCCCAAAAACATGTGGAAATGTGAATTTCAATAAAATGATGAACTCTAGAGTTATTGTAAAGTAATTTCTCATTTCACTTATTTTAGAACTATACTGATTAACCTTATATTTCAGTTTCAGTAGTTTCACTGGGCTTTAGGTCCCCTTTACATGTAATGTTTTAAACCAAAGCGCCGCGTTTTTATGAGtccatttctgaaaagtttcccATTTCCCCAACAACCTTTCTAAGAGGAGGTCCCTTCAcgtggccactagtgggtgctgctggttgttttttttaacaaaaccgTATGTGGCAGCGACTTTTCAGAAAAAGCttgtttcctttcatttccacagagaaaaagctgcgttttgtcatggaaatggacaaaagttttccattttcacttgaaaacattagCTTTCctgtgttacacacacacacacacacacacacacacacacacgtacgtcATTTACAGTCGTAAATTAAAGTCAAATGACATTTCTGAATGGTTTGAGCTGAAACAACACTTGAGCTGTTACAGTTTGGGATCTGtcctctctttccctcctcttctttttattCATCTCTGTACTCTTcatctgtcccccccccccccccccccccccccccccccccccatctccctgtctgtctgcccctcctgcccaatttctcctcacagctcctaatattctctcctgctcctctaAGAAATCTCAGTGATGTACTTCaggaatttcttcttttttttttttttttttaactccctttcattttttttttaaaggcagacGACTTTGCACAAACACAGTTCAAACTCGGCTGCCCTCAGTGCTGTCTTCTTTGAAAGCCGCTGCTCTTTGAATACCCTCCGTTTGAAGAGAATGCCCTCTGCATTTCTTCTACACCGCCGCTCAAGCACTCTCACAGTCTCCTGCGttaacctgcacacacacacacacacacacacacacacacacacacacacacacacacacacacacacacacacacacacacacacacacacacacacaccgtttaaGCCTTCGTAGGCATGCATTTGCAATCGCACTTGCAGGCACACAAACCGGCCgaaatacacacatacagacgACATCAAGACAGAGTGAATTTCTCCTCCACTTTCAAACACCAGCTCCTTCATTTAATCCCGTTTCTTTCTCTCCCAGGCTGCACCTCCACTCTcagagcagctcctgctgctggccaTCCTCCAGGAAAGGTCTCATTCAGGTTAAACTGCTTCAGAACTCACAGCCGCTTGTTCCTGTTTCTGCCTCCAACAAAGCC encodes:
- the LOC115387979 gene encoding monocarboxylate transporter 2-like: MRLCTDLVKHKGLTYFMNEFILLEPTPEPSLVQAMSPAPAETSGCKPPDGGWGWMVVLGAHISIGFAYSTPKALSIFFKAIQEDLGASYSEIAWISSIMLAVMYAGGPVSSMLVNRFGSRPVVITGGLMCAVSMVTASFGNSIVYLYFCIGVIGGCGLCLNLNASLTIISKYFLARRPLANGLAMAGSPVFLCLLAPLNQYLLGWFGWRGSLLILGGMMLHCCVAGALMRPVVALRKQPQKEEEPSRSSSADPKQGCMAKAKGFLDLSFFNDRGFVIYLIGNVLYIFGAYAPIVFLSAYAVHKRVDEYSAAYLLSIMGFVDMFVRPGTGLVANSKWIRPRIQYFFSFAMVFNGTCHLLCPLMDTYPLLVAYAIFFGVGFGMVFALIFECLMDLMGSRRFPSAVGLVTIIECFPMLLGPPAAGFLVDAFGDYKYLFFMCGAVILTGGLFLFVMNVYNYHMLDKEKRAEQNQISIHSQEQVSIREAEAERPEAEAAPPLSEQLLLLAILQESAGAEHSIIFTLSAQRQRAASEQAQPVRAYQRTCLRNIIGIRWYHHCANSEVYERAGNPSPLSVTIKQRRIRLIGHVGMERQYLPKKSSARRLVLPLKVGADMRYVHA